In one window of Nicotiana tabacum cultivar K326 chromosome 12, ASM71507v2, whole genome shotgun sequence DNA:
- the LOC107785024 gene encoding putative late blight resistance protein homolog R1A-3: MGADMAVNGVIQTVSQLLDEGAKLIGVEKEVYDLLRSLEYLLHEFSGKHLDDEIRSTLNKIERVVDKFLKDAKLHQEKNPSENCFCYDRKINLKNLAEELKGFANEVDRIPGKYRQDETAKSAMTDYYTWKLRLLKKGALAPQHLTSDDNEVGVIKEVAQKVIMPPIEGPEDQDNEVVGVVKEEAQKVILPPIEGPEDQDNEVVGVIKEEAQKVIMRLIEGPEDLDIVPIVGMIGLGKTTLARKIYYDPQISGEFPNKIWINVGQSYDKKKIFLNILGGLMKRSIKEYRDKDVKELATLICNDMGEVGRCFVVLEDVWETAVVNSVKEVFPENKKGHRIMMTTRLEYVATDANEDPHYLEFLTPTESFKLLEMKVFGRRRCPDDLQVFGKSIASKCSGLPLSLVVIAKKLKHRTDRSTWKLVEKDVWHPLLNEDDPESCLEAVKLSYDHLSHEMKVCFLYCGAFPHGFDIPAWKLIRLWIAERLIRPETSYTLEETAERYLNNLVGRNLLMVKNKSFDGQIKTCHIHDLLHEFCKAESTRKRILQEVCPTPHQDILTRQAVYTSQGLCIQPSVLHYFLSAKPVAEPVRSFYCFSSKQTQTKLSSDDIQLFEKAFPLIRVLDIECLKFHFIKEFYHLIYLRYLAISGDFNELPVDVGKFGNLQTLIVNSSAEVSSLDIKADIWSMLKLMHLHTNIPVRLPPPPTPTGKISSALQTLSVVAPESCTKDVISIACNLKKLSIRGNLVEFLEINGGGWRNFEELKCLEHLKLLNDALYTDEKIHLPPLFITFLRTLKKLILSNTKFDWSEANSLGELESLEVLKLKENAFIGKSWKPEIGGFSELQVLLIKTTDLETWEASEFHFPRLRQLVLISCDKLTAVPYELAYVHSLREMRLVNACSAAVRSAKEIERKKLESIKFKLTVFPPEIDS, encoded by the exons ATGGGCGCAGATATGGCGGTGAATGGCGTAATACAGACAGTGTCGCAGCTATTAGATGAAGGTGCAAAGCTGATCGGCGTAGAGAAAGAGGTTTATGATTTGCTCCGAAGCCTAGAGTACTTGCTACATGAATTTTCCGGGAAGCATTTGGATGACGAGATTCGAAGTACATTGAATAAAATTGAGCGCGTGGTTGATAAATTCCTTAAGGATGCGAAGTTACACCAAGAGAAAAATCCTTCGGAGAATTGCTTCTGTTATGATCGCAAGATTAATTTAAAGAATCTTGCAGAAGAGTTGAAAGGATTCGCTAACGAGGTGGACCGAATTCCGGGCAAATATCGACAAGATGAAACCGCAAAGTCTGCTATGACTGATTATTATACGTGGAAATTACGTCTGCTTAAAAAAGGTGCCCTGGCGCCGCAG CATCTTACTTCGGATGATAACGAAGTTGGTGTTATTAAGGAGGTAGCGCAAAAAGTGATCATGCCACCCATTGAAGGGCCAGAGGATCAAGATAACGAAGTTGTTGGTGTTGTTAAGGAGGAAGCGCAAAAAGTGATCTTGCCACCCATTGAAGGACCAGAGGATCAAGATAACGAAGTTGTTGGTGTTATTAAGGAGGAAGCGCAAAAAGTGATCATGCGACTCATTGAAGGACCAGAGGATCTAGATATTGTTCCCATTGTGGGTATGATTGGACTTGGCAAAACCACACTTGCACGAAAAATCTATTATGATCCTCAAATTTCAGGCGAGTTTCCCAACAAGATTTGGATCAATGTCGGCCAGTCATACGACAAAAAGAAGATATTTCTTAATATTCTCGGAGGGCTCATGAAACGAAGCATCAAAGAATATCGAGATAAGGATGTGAAAGAATTAGCTACGTTAATATGTAATGATATGGGAGAAGTAGGCAGATGTTTCGTTGTCTTGGAAGATGTTTGGGAGACAGCAGTTGTAAATTCTGTCAAGGAAGTTTTTCCAGAAAACAAAAAAGGCCACCGAATCATGATGACCACTCGCCTAGAATACGTGGCTACTGATGCTAATGAGGATCCTCATTATCTGGAATTTCTGACTCCAACTGAAAGTTTCAAGTTGTTGGAAATGAAAGTTTTTGGCCGGAGAAGATGTCCTGATGACTTACAAGTATTTGGAAAAAGCATTGCATCAAAATGTAGTGGATTGCCACTTTCGCTAGTGGTAATTGCAAAAAAACTAAAACATCGTACGGACAGAAGTACTTGGAAACTAGTTGAAAAAGATGTGTGGCATCCTCTTTTAAATGAAGATGACCCTGAAAGCTGTTTGGAAGCTGTAAAGTTGAGTTACGATCACCTGTCCCATGAAATGAAGGTGTGCTTCTTGTATTGTGGTGCTTTTCCTCACGGATTTGATATCCCTGCTTGGAAATTGATTCGCTTGTGGATCGCTGAGCGCTTGATAAGGCCCGAAACGTCATACACGCTTGAGGAGACAGCAGAGCGCTATTTGAACAACCTTGTTGGTAGGAACTTGCTGATGGTGAAGAACAAGAGTTTTGATGGCCAAATAAAAACATGTCACATTCACGACTTGTTGCATGAGTTCTGCAAAGCAGAGTCTACTAGAAAAAGGATTCTTCAAGAAGTATGTCCAACACCCCACCAGGATATCCTTACTAGACAAGCGGTGTATACTTCTCAAGGATTGTGCATTCAACCCTCTGTTCTACACTATTTTCTCTCGGCAAAACCAGTTGCTGAGCCTGTTAGATCTTTCTACTGTTTTTCCTCTAAACAAACACAAACCAAGTTGTCATCTGATGACATCCAACTCTTTGAGAAAGCATTTCCATTGATCAGGGTCTTGGACATTGAATGCCTGAAATTTCATTTCATCAAGGAATTTTATCACCTAATTTATTTGAGGTATCTTGCTATTTCAGGTGACTTTAATGAGCTTCCAGTGGACGTTGGTAAATTTGGGAATTTACAAACTCTTATAGTTAATTCGAGTGCAGAAGTATCCAGTCTTGACATAAAAGCAGATATTTGGAGCATGTTAAAGTTGATGCATCTTCACACCAATATCCCTGTAAGATTGCCGCCCCCTCCTACCCCAACAGGTAAAATTTCAAGTGCTCTACAAACTCTTTCTGTGGTTGCACCTGAAAGTTGCACGAAAGATGTAATTTCAATAGCTTgtaatctcaaaaaattgagtATTCGAGGGAACTTGGTGGAATTTCTTGAAATTAACGGGGGTGGCTGGCGCAATTTTGAAGAGCTAAAATGCCTAGAACATTTGAAATTGTTGAATGATGCTCTTTACACGGATGAAAAAATTCACCTTCCTCCATTATTCATCACATTTCTACGAACATTGAAGAAGTTAATTTTGTCAAACACAAAGTTTGATTGGAGTGAGGCAAATAGTTTGGGGGAGTTAGAAAGCCTTGAGGTcctaaaattgaaagaaaatgctTTCATAGGGAAGTCCTGGAAGCCAGAGATAGGAGGTTTTAGTGAACTCCAGGTCTTGTTGATTAAAACGACAGACTTGGAAACTTGGGAGGCTTCAGAATTTCATTTCCCAAGACTTAGGCAGCTTGTTCTTATATCTTGTGATAAGCTTACGGCTGTGCCATATGAGCTGGCTTATGTACATAGCCTTCGAGAGATGAGGCTGGTGAACGCATGCAGTGCAGCTGTCAGATCTGCAAAAGAAATAGAGCGCAAGAAGCTGGAAAGCATTAAATTCAAGCTCACCGTATTCCCTCCGGAAATTGATTCCTAG